One genomic region from Oryzias melastigma strain HK-1 linkage group LG19, ASM292280v2, whole genome shotgun sequence encodes:
- the zgc:92313 gene encoding serine protease 27 yields the protein MWTNLFCSVVWCVTVWSSRAQECGRPPLMENRIVGGMDSKEGAWPWQVDLQTKSDGHICGGSIITQNWVLSAAHCFPNSYDVSNYIVYVGRYQIKNTNQHESVHSVSRVVIPSSYVESYKGQDVALVQLSTPITWSDYARPVCLPSSGTLFSAGMRCYVTGWGNTKEDVSLSGLGTLQEVEVPIISQSSCQEMYLSDPTEQVDILSDMICAGYQGGGKDSCQGDSGGPLVCPMVNGTWVQAGVVSFGIGCAQQNKPGVYARLTTFSSFIKNNIPEVQLYGAAHHIQSGSVILLFSFVLILQVLLQR from the exons ATGTGGACGAACCTTTTCTGCTCGGTTGTTTGGTGCGTCACAG TTTGGAGTTCTCGCGCCCAAGAATGTGGTCGACCTCCATTAATGGAGAACAGGATTGTGGGAGGGATGGACTCCAAAGAAGGGGCTTGGCCGTGGCAGGTGGATTTACAG ACAAAGAGTGATGGTCACATCTGTGGAGGCTCCATCATCACACAGAACTGGGTCTTATCAGCAGCACATTGTTTCCCCAA TTCATACGACGTGAGCAACTACATTGTCTACGTTGGCCGGTACCAGATCAAAAACACCAACCAGCATGAGTCGGTTCACTCTGTGAGTCGCGTGGTGATCCCATCCAGCTACGTTGAATCTTACAAGGGGCAAGATGTGGCCCTAGTGCAGCTGTCCACCCCCATAACCTGGTCGGATTATGCCCGTCCTGTGTGCTTGCCCTCGTCTGGAACCCTGTTTTCTGCTGGCATGCGGTGCTATGTCACCGGATGGGGCAACACCAAGGAAGACG TCTCTCTGTCAGGACTCGGGACTCTACAGGAAGTGGAGGTGCCAATCATCTCCCAGAGTTCATGTCAGGAGATGTACCTCTCAGATCCAACGGAGCAGGTGGACATCCTGAGTGACATGATCTGTGCGGGATACCAGGGGGGCGGAAAGGACTCCTGCCAG GGTGACTCAGGGGGGCCCTTGGTCTGCCCGATGGTAAATGGGACCTGGGTGCAGGCTGGCGTGGTGAGCTTCGGGATCGGCTGTGCTCAGCAGAACAAACCAGGCGTGTACGCGCGGCTCACCACCTTCTCAAGCTTCATCAAGAACAACATACCAGAGGTTCAGCTGTATGGAGCAGCCCATCACATCCAGAGTGGGAGCGTTATTTTGCTCTTTAGCTTTGTGCTAATCCTGCAGGTTCTACTTCAAAGATGA
- the mapk7 gene encoding mitogen-activated protein kinase 7, giving the protein MSTINAAVGKSGSPETMATEKSRESQNQQGVEGADTSTAAKNLALLKAHSLDVKFDVGEEYDIIETIGTGAYGVVSSARRRDNGQQVAIKKISNAFEVVTNAKRTLRELKILKHFKHDNIIAIKDILQPNLPHSAFKSVYVVLDLMESDLHQIIHSTQTLTPEHTRYFLYQLLRGLKYVHSANVIHRDLKPSNLLVNENCELKIGDFGMARGLSSHPEESYSFMTEYVATRWYRAPELLLSLNHYSLAIDLWSVGCIFAEMLGRKQLFPGKHYVHQLQLILSVLGTPPEGLISAIRAERVRSYVQSLPSRTAVPLSKLYPQAEPEALDLLAAMLRFDPRQRIGVTEALEHPYLAKYHDPDDEPICVPAFDFEFDKIAMSKEQIKDAILIEIQDFHKKKQSCRQKLQFKPLPRRNNGAAAQSSNQSNAPTATVNLTESTLLPMVPQKQSHQAEVNQAFANQIKAFDKSAALLDIAQTRATLNLPLLSKTESGPVDVDMPSANSDSGQPETIDLTTPVSSQGASTEAMRDREVHEYLMSTRAPNTVNQPAAKAPTAAAAPAQRMASVPTPAHSLSLSVAQAHSLSQSLSQSLGKNSRSSQPAAEGTRKEGAISEDTKNALKAILLKSAIRQKARSDGGASAIGIDSGAGGGTSSSLSSALECRRSVTAQERQREREEKRKKRQERAREREKKLKEKERREGRQGDSLGGVLLSDDDKSLLQRWTRMMDSRGDKSQTPNSDGCKSKDCSESSHTENNQTDKARTFQTQLISQVNQQGLFPPPSTQPPSLPFSMNQQTSSVVSVNGGLDLMAVAGGFVKNNTLKPHAESSGFGCLGTWSGQQLETRPPHQPTRTTPSGFLQPQTQADPQQSQLLPLESFLSKAPTLNAQETNGNVAIAGQSNLNTMTGSSGQMEKLCSTLGGKPASETRNPLCGTVGVSSQPHPSLVFTDTGQQGASTAPDIHTVTLQLSKSQVEDVLPPVFSVTPKGSGAGYGVGFDLDDLLNQSLTDLQNCDRDSYDSAPLSASLLSDWSEVHRMTPADLESLQQELQLGSPMILSDGIAPDS; this is encoded by the exons ATGTCAACAATAAATGCTGCAGTTGGCAAAAGTGGCTCTCCTGAAACCATGGCCACAGAAAAAAGCAGAGAGAGTCAAAACCAGCAAGGAGTGGAAGGCGCCGACACCAGCACAGCAGCAAAGAACCTGGCTCTGCTGAAAGCACACTCCCTCGATGTGAAGTTCGACGTTGGAGAGGAATACGATATTATAGAAACCATCGGAACTGGGGCATACGGTGTTGTTTCATCTGCCAGAAGACGGGACAATG GCCAGCAGGTGGCAATAAAGAAGATCTCCAACGCTTTTGAGGTGGTGACAAACGCCAAGCGCACCTTAAGAGAGCTGAAGATtctcaaacatttcaaacatgacaacattatCGCCATCAAAGACATCCTGCAACCGAATCTTCCTCACTCCGCCTTCAAGTCTGT ATATGTGGTGCTGGACCTCATGGAGAGTGACCTTCATCAGATCATACACTCCACCCAAACACTCACCCCCGAGCACACGCGCTACTTTCTCTACCAGCTCCTCCGTGGCCTTAAGTACGTGCACTCTGCCAACGTCATCCATCGTGACCTCAAACCCTCCAACCTGCTGGTGAATGAAAACTGTGAGCTGAAAATTGGGGACTTTGGCATGGCGAGGGGGCTAAGTTCCCACCCTGAGGAGTCCTACTCTTTCATGACGGAGTACGTGGCGACTCGATGGTACCGCGCTCCTGAGCTGCTCCTGTCTCTGAACCATTACAGCCTGGCCATCGACCTGTGGTCTGTGGGCTGCATCTTTGCTGAAATGTTGGGCCGAAAGCAGCTTTTTCCCGGCAAACACTACGTCCACCAGCTTCAGCTCATTTTAAGCGTGTTAGGTACGCCCCCCGAGGGGTTAATAAGTGCCATAAGGGCCGAGAGAGTGCGCTCCTACGTTCAGAGCCTTCCGTCTCGGACTGCTGTGCCTTTGTCCAAACTCTACCCTCAAGCTGAACCGGAGGCTCTGGACTTGCTGGCGGCCATGCTGCGCTTCGATCCCCGCCAGCGGATCGGCGTGACGGAAGCACTCGAGCACCCATACCTGGCGAAATACCACGACCCAGACGACGAGCCCATATGCGTTCCAGCTTTTGACTTCGAGTTTGATAAGATTGCAATGAGCAAGGAACAAATCAAAGATGCAATTTTGATAGAAATCCAAGATTtccataaaaagaaacaaagctgCCGTCAGAAGCTGCAATTCAAGCCATTGCCGAGACGGAACAATGGAGCCGCTGCGCAAAGCAGCAACCAGAGCAACGCTCCGACGGCAACCGTCAACCTGACCGAATCCACGCTGCTTCCAATGGTACCACAGAAGCAAAGCCATCAGGCAGAAGTGAACCAAGCATTTGCTAATCAGATCAAAGCCTTTGATAAATCTGCCGCCCTTTTAGACATCGCCCAGACTCGTGCGACCCTCAATTTACCTCTTCTCAGTAAAACCGAAAGTGGTCCGGTTGACGTGGACATGCCCAGCGCCAACTCTGACAGCGGCCAGCCGGAGACCATCGATCTAACAACCCCGGTGTCTAGTCAGGGGGCTTCAACGGAAGCGATGAGAGACCGCGAAGTACACGAGTATTTAATGAGCACCCGGGCTCCAAACACCGTGAACCAGCCGGCGGCTAAAGCTCCCACCGCGGCGGCAGCTCCGGCGCAGAGAATGGCATCCGTACCCACCCCTGCCCACTCCCTGTCTCTGTCTGTAGCACAAGCCCACTCACTCTCTCAGTCCCTTTCACAGTCTCTTGGCAAGAACTCGAGGAGTTCCCAACCTGCAGCCGAGGGAACCAGAAAAGAGGGCGCCATTTCAGAGGATACTAAGAATGCGCTTAAGGCAATTTTATTAAAGTCAGCTATCAGACAAAAAGCCAGGAGTG atggAGGTGCCTCAGCTATTGGGATTGACAGCGGTGCAGGAGGAGGCACCTCATCCTCCCTGTCCTCTGCTCTGGAGTGCCGGCGGTCTGTCACAGCCCAGGAGCGTCAGCGCGaaagagaggagaaaagaaagaagaggCAGGAACGAGCAagagaaagggagaaaaaactgaaagaaaaggaaagacgGGAGGGAAGACAGGGGGACTCTTTGGGTGGGGTGTTGCTGAGTGACGACGACAAGAGCTTGTTGCAACGCTGGACACGGATGATGGACAGCCGCGGCGACAAATCGCAAACTCCCAACAGTGATGGATGTAAGAGCAAGGATTGTAGCGAGAGTTCTCACACAGAGAACAACCAAACCGACAAGGCCAGAACGTTCCAGACACAGCTCATCTCTCAAGTAAACCAGCAAGGCTTGTTTCCGCCGCCCAGCACTCAACCACCATCACTGCCTTTCTCCATGAACCAGCAGACCTCCTCAGTCGTCTCTGTAAACGGAGGGCTCGACTTAATGGCGGTGGCTGGTGGGTTCGTCAAAAACAACACCCTGAAGCCTCACGCCGAAAGCAGCGGCTTCGGCTGTTTGGGGACTTGGAGCGGCCAGCAGTTGGAGACGAGGCCGCCACACCAACCGACCAGGACGACGCCGTCCGGCTTCCTGCAGCCCCAAACCCAAGCTGATCCCCAGCAATCACAACTGCTCCCTTTGGAGAGTTTTTTGTCAAAAGCGCCAACCCTCAACGCCCAAGAGACAAACGGGAATGTGGCCATCGCAGGTCAGAGCAACCTCAACACGATGAcgggaagttcaggacaaatgGAGAAGCTATGTTCTACATTAGGAGGGAAACCAGCATCAGAGACCAGAAATCCCCTCTGTGGGACTGTCGGGGTTTCCTCTCAGCCTCATCCCAGCCTGGTGTTCACCGATACCGGACAGCAAGGAGCCTCTACTGCCCCCGACATCCACACAGTCACCCTGCAGCTCTCAAAGTCCCAG GTGGAGGACGTTTTACCGCCCGTGTTCTCAGTCACCCCTAAAGGAAGCGGTGCTGGGTATGGCGTGGGCTTTGACCTGGATGACCTTCTGAACCAATCTCTGACAGACCTGCAAAACTGTGACCGGGACAG CTATGACTCAGCCCCCCTCTCCGCCTCCCTCTTGTCCGACTGGAGCGAGGTTCACCGCATGACTCCGGCTGACCTGGAGTCGCTGCAGCAGGAGCTACAGCTTGGCTCTCCCATGATCCTCTCTGATGGCATCGCACCAGACTCCTAA